The Gymnodinialimonas sp. 57CJ19 genome includes a window with the following:
- a CDS encoding acetyl-CoA C-acetyltransferase, with product MTDAYIYDAIRTPRGKGRRDGALHEVTSARLSAFTLNTLKERNGLEGHAVEDVIWGNVTQVMEQGGCLARAAVLASDLDESIPGLAINRFCASGLEAVNLAANQIKGGAGDGYIAGGVEMMGRVAMGSDGAAMAVDPQLAMGSYFVPQGISADIIATEYGFTRDQVDEYSVESQRRAKAAWDAGHFDKSVITVRDQNGLTILDKDEYLRPQTDMQSLGSLKPAFKDMGETMPGFDAVALMKYPHLEAINHIHHAGNSSGIVDGSAAILVGNKEFGEKWGLKPRARIRANAKIGTDPTINLTGPVPVTTKILMENGMNINDIDLFEVNEAFAAVVLRFLQAFDVDHAKVNVNGGAIAMGHPLGATGAMILGTLLDEMERADKETGLATLCVAAGMGSATILERV from the coding sequence ATGACCGACGCCTATATTTACGATGCCATCCGTACCCCACGCGGCAAAGGTCGCCGCGACGGCGCCCTACACGAGGTCACCTCGGCGCGGCTCTCTGCGTTTACGCTGAACACCCTCAAGGAACGCAATGGGCTTGAAGGCCACGCCGTCGAAGACGTGATCTGGGGCAACGTCACCCAGGTGATGGAGCAAGGCGGCTGCCTCGCGCGCGCCGCGGTGCTGGCTTCGGACCTGGATGAGAGTATCCCCGGCCTCGCCATCAACCGCTTTTGCGCGTCGGGTCTGGAGGCGGTGAACCTCGCCGCCAACCAGATCAAGGGCGGCGCCGGTGACGGCTATATCGCAGGCGGGGTCGAGATGATGGGCCGCGTCGCCATGGGCAGCGATGGTGCCGCCATGGCCGTCGATCCGCAACTTGCCATGGGCAGTTACTTCGTGCCGCAGGGGATTTCTGCCGACATTATCGCGACGGAATACGGCTTCACCCGCGATCAGGTCGATGAATATTCGGTCGAAAGCCAGCGCCGCGCCAAGGCGGCCTGGGACGCGGGCCATTTCGACAAGTCGGTGATCACGGTGCGCGATCAAAACGGCCTGACGATCCTTGATAAAGACGAATACTTGCGCCCTCAGACGGATATGCAGTCCCTCGGCTCGCTCAAGCCCGCGTTCAAGGACATGGGCGAGACAATGCCCGGTTTCGATGCGGTAGCCTTGATGAAGTACCCCCATCTGGAGGCGATCAACCACATCCACCACGCCGGCAATTCCTCGGGCATCGTTGACGGTTCCGCGGCGATCCTGGTCGGCAACAAGGAGTTTGGCGAGAAGTGGGGCCTCAAGCCCCGCGCCCGTATCCGTGCCAACGCCAAGATCGGCACCGATCCCACCATCAACCTCACCGGTCCCGTGCCCGTGACCACCAAGATCCTGATGGAAAATGGCATGAACATCAACGACATCGACCTGTTCGAGGTCAACGAAGCCTTCGCCGCTGTCGTCCTGCGCTTCTTGCAGGCCTTCGATGTGGACCATGCAAAGGTCAACGTGAACGGCGGTGCCATTGCCATGGGCCACCCTCTGGGGGCGACCGGGGCGATGATCCTTGGCACGCTGCTTGATGAGATGGAGCGTGCGGACAAGGAAACCGGCTTGGCCACGCTGTGCGTTGCGGCGGGTATGGGGTCCGCCACTATTCTGGAACGGGTATAA
- a CDS encoding MerR family DNA-binding transcriptional regulator codes for MTTETMTIREMCDAYDVTPRTLRFYESKELLHPIREGQRRLFTRRDRARLKLILRGKRFGFSLEEIRQLLDLYTVDDSQQTQLVSTLSIARARLADMEKQRAELDEAIDELRNQMTLVTEMLTSKESAA; via the coding sequence ATGACAACCGAAACCATGACCATCCGCGAGATGTGTGATGCCTATGACGTCACGCCTCGTACCCTGCGCTTCTACGAGTCCAAGGAATTGCTCCACCCCATCCGGGAAGGTCAGCGCCGCCTCTTTACCCGTCGCGACCGTGCCCGCCTGAAATTGATCCTGCGCGGCAAGCGCTTTGGGTTCTCGCTGGAAGAGATCCGGCAGCTGCTGGACCTCTACACCGTAGACGATAGCCAACAAACGCAGCTTGTCAGCACGCTTTCCATTGCCCGAGCCCGCCTTGCCGACATGGAGAAACAACGCGCCGAACTTGATGAAGCCATCGACGAGCTGCGCAACCAGATGACGTTGGTGACGGAAATGCTGACCAGCAAAGAGTCCGCCGCCTGA
- a CDS encoding glutathione S-transferase, whose product MTNVLYCFGESGNAYKAALALELAGIPWQPRHVDFFNGEARSPEFRAINPMGEIPVLDTGDEIMTQSGVIQHWVMETTGKLTGDTPRNVLRWTIFDNQKVSGIAGPLRFLMNFLPEEKRNADVIAFHVGRLKAALKVLEGELSQRDWLAGDAISCADISCAGYLFYDEPFSFTRADYPAIDAWLTRISDTPGWKHPYDLMEPAFPA is encoded by the coding sequence ATGACCAACGTTCTTTACTGCTTCGGCGAAAGCGGCAACGCTTACAAGGCGGCGCTGGCTTTGGAGCTGGCCGGCATCCCTTGGCAGCCGCGCCATGTTGATTTCTTCAACGGCGAGGCCCGCAGCCCAGAGTTTCGCGCCATCAACCCCATGGGGGAAATCCCCGTCCTCGATACCGGGGACGAGATCATGACCCAATCGGGCGTGATCCAGCATTGGGTCATGGAGACCACGGGCAAACTTACCGGCGATACGCCGCGCAACGTCCTGCGCTGGACGATCTTTGACAACCAGAAGGTCTCGGGCATTGCCGGGCCTCTGCGGTTCTTGATGAATTTCCTTCCCGAGGAAAAGCGCAACGCCGATGTCATTGCTTTCCATGTGGGTCGCCTGAAAGCGGCCCTGAAGGTCCTTGAGGGCGAGCTGTCCCAACGTGACTGGCTGGCAGGCGACGCGATCAGCTGCGCCGACATCAGCTGTGCCGGATACCTCTTTTACGACGAGCCGTTCTCCTTCACCCGCGCGGACTATCCAGCCATTGACGCTTGGCTCACGCGGATCAGTGACACGCCGGGCTGGAAGCATCCCTATGACCTGATGGAGCCTGCGTTCCCGGCATGA
- a CDS encoding acyl-CoA dehydrogenase C-terminal domain-containing protein, whose product MPRYTAPTKDTQFILHDVLNISDLQTPGYGDLDREFTGAILEEAGKISSEVLTPLNVVGDTEGCVMENGVVRTPTGFKAAFDQMAEGGWPGIDMPEEFGGMGLPYVMNTAVGEMFSSANMAFTMYQGLTHGAASAILVHGSDEQKAKYLPKMVTCEWTGTMNLTEPHCGTDLGLMRTKAEPQDDGSYKITGQKIFISAGEHDMSDNIIHLVLGKIVGGPEGIKGVSLFIVPKFHVNEDGSLGDRNGVSCGKIEEKMGIHGNSTCVMNYDEATGYLLGEEHKGMRAMFTMMNEARLGVGMQGLAQAEAAYQNALDYAKDRLQGRAVTGAENPDGPADPLIVHPDIRRNLMEQKSFAEAGRAFLLWGSTLIDAAHRSEDKDADGLISLLTPVIKGFLTDKGFDMTVQAQQVYGGHGYIEEWGMSQFARDARIAMIYEGANGVQALDLVGRKLAQDGGKHVMAFFDLVKGFCKDNADVDGLEDFIAPLKAASKDLQAAGMYFMQEGMKNPNNALSGSTDFMHLFGHTCLGLMWGMMAKASLKALADGTSDPVFHETKLATGRFYMTRTLPMTATHLARIQAGGDAVMALDAANF is encoded by the coding sequence ATGCCGCGCTACACCGCCCCGACGAAAGACACACAGTTCATTTTGCACGACGTGCTGAACATCTCGGACCTTCAGACCCCCGGCTACGGCGATCTGGACCGGGAATTCACCGGCGCCATCCTTGAAGAAGCCGGCAAGATCTCGTCCGAGGTCCTGACCCCGTTGAACGTGGTGGGCGACACCGAAGGCTGTGTGATGGAAAACGGCGTGGTGCGCACGCCCACAGGCTTCAAGGCGGCGTTTGACCAGATGGCCGAAGGCGGCTGGCCCGGCATCGACATGCCCGAAGAATTCGGCGGCATGGGGCTTCCTTACGTGATGAACACGGCGGTCGGCGAGATGTTCTCTTCCGCCAACATGGCTTTCACCATGTACCAGGGCCTGACCCACGGCGCGGCCTCCGCCATCTTGGTGCACGGCTCTGACGAGCAGAAAGCGAAATACCTGCCCAAGATGGTGACCTGCGAATGGACCGGCACCATGAACCTGACAGAGCCCCACTGCGGCACCGATCTGGGCCTGATGCGCACCAAGGCCGAGCCGCAAGACGACGGCTCCTACAAGATCACTGGCCAGAAGATCTTCATCTCCGCCGGTGAACACGACATGTCCGACAACATCATTCACCTGGTGTTGGGCAAGATCGTGGGCGGCCCCGAGGGCATCAAAGGCGTGTCGCTGTTCATCGTGCCGAAGTTCCACGTGAACGAGGACGGCAGCCTGGGCGACCGCAACGGCGTAAGCTGCGGCAAGATCGAAGAAAAGATGGGCATCCACGGCAATTCGACCTGCGTGATGAACTATGACGAGGCCACCGGCTACCTTCTGGGCGAAGAGCACAAAGGCATGCGCGCGATGTTCACGATGATGAACGAAGCCCGTCTGGGCGTCGGCATGCAGGGCTTGGCCCAGGCCGAGGCCGCCTACCAGAACGCGCTCGACTACGCCAAGGACCGTCTGCAGGGCCGCGCCGTCACCGGCGCCGAGAACCCCGACGGCCCCGCCGATCCGCTGATCGTCCACCCCGATATCCGTCGCAACCTGATGGAGCAGAAAAGCTTCGCCGAAGCGGGCCGCGCTTTCCTTCTCTGGGGCTCGACGCTGATCGACGCCGCCCACCGCTCTGAAGACAAGGACGCCGACGGCCTGATCTCGCTACTCACGCCGGTGATCAAGGGCTTCCTGACGGACAAGGGTTTCGACATGACCGTGCAGGCCCAGCAGGTCTACGGCGGCCACGGCTATATCGAGGAATGGGGCATGTCCCAATTCGCCCGAGACGCCCGTATCGCAATGATCTACGAGGGCGCCAACGGTGTCCAAGCGCTGGACCTCGTAGGCCGCAAGCTGGCGCAAGACGGCGGCAAGCACGTCATGGCGTTCTTCGATCTGGTCAAGGGCTTCTGCAAGGACAACGCAGACGTCGACGGCTTGGAAGACTTCATCGCGCCGCTGAAAGCCGCCTCCAAAGACCTGCAAGCGGCGGGCATGTACTTCATGCAGGAAGGCATGAAGAACCCCAACAACGCGCTGTCCGGCTCCACCGACTTCATGCACCTCTTCGGCCACACCTGCCTGGGCCTGATGTGGGGCATGATGGCAAAAGCGTCGCTCAAGGCGCTAGCCGATGGCACCTCGGACCCGGTCTTCCACGAGACCAAGCTGGCCACCGGGCGGTTCTACATGACCCGCACTCTGCCGATGACAGCAACCCACCTGGCCCGCATTCAAGCGGGCGGAGATGCGGTGATGGCGCTGGACGCGGCCAACTTCTAA
- a CDS encoding MerR family DNA-binding transcriptional regulator gives MAEDRLNFKEMCARFEVTPRTLRHYEYIELLSPEREGRARFYGPREVARMTLILRGRRFGFSLEEIRQWLEIYDRGEGWEGQRDVWIAKADRQLEELNARRAELDEIISELKSLRDASVSI, from the coding sequence ATGGCCGAGGATCGGCTCAATTTTAAAGAGATGTGCGCAAGGTTCGAGGTCACGCCCCGGACGTTGCGTCACTATGAGTATATTGAACTCCTCTCGCCCGAGCGTGAAGGACGCGCAAGGTTTTATGGCCCCCGTGAGGTCGCCCGAATGACCCTGATCCTGCGCGGGCGTCGGTTTGGGTTCTCCCTCGAAGAAATTCGCCAATGGCTGGAAATCTACGACCGCGGTGAAGGCTGGGAAGGCCAGCGCGATGTCTGGATCGCCAAGGCGGACCGTCAGCTGGAAGAGCTCAACGCCCGCCGCGCCGAGCTGGATGAAATCATTTCCGAGCTAAAATCCCTGCGCGACGCCTCTGTCTCGATCTAG
- a CDS encoding PaaI family thioesterase, with protein sequence MANEFTAGDRANLVRQFIETMPFAKALQMKMEEMADGTAVISMPYSPEIVGDPATGVIHGGAVSALMDTCGGAAVMCHPRTKAATATLDLRIDYMRPATPGDRITARAHCYNVTRSVAFVRAEAFDGDASRPVASATGAFTMAGG encoded by the coding sequence ATGGCGAACGAGTTTACAGCAGGCGACAGGGCCAATCTGGTGCGGCAGTTCATTGAGACGATGCCATTTGCCAAGGCTTTGCAGATGAAGATGGAAGAAATGGCCGACGGCACGGCGGTGATTTCGATGCCCTATTCACCGGAGATCGTTGGCGATCCGGCGACAGGCGTGATCCATGGCGGCGCGGTGTCGGCCCTGATGGATACCTGCGGCGGTGCTGCGGTGATGTGCCACCCGCGGACCAAAGCGGCCACGGCGACCTTGGATTTGCGCATCGACTATATGCGTCCCGCCACCCCCGGAGACCGGATCACCGCCCGCGCCCATTGCTATAATGTCACGCGGTCCGTGGCGTTCGTCCGGGCCGAGGCCTTTGACGGTGACGCAAGCCGCCCCGTGGCCTCGGCCACCGGCGCATTTACCATGGCGGGGGGATAA
- the yidD gene encoding membrane protein insertion efficiency factor YidD, whose amino-acid sequence MVSKLALGAIWGYQRYISPYKGFRCAHSVLHGGTGCSGHAKHAIRDSGLWGAIPAIRQRSRDCRLASETLRANCAVHADRADEHARPPRRGRKGKRRESRAGRWVDNACDCTEVGWCFFALPAFCVAGSADAQPTPDKVGTPVEGGADGCGGVDCSPPSCDGGCGGCDCTPSCG is encoded by the coding sequence ATGGTCAGTAAACTCGCCCTTGGGGCAATCTGGGGGTATCAGCGGTATATTTCTCCGTACAAGGGATTTCGCTGTGCCCACTCCGTGCTGCACGGCGGTACGGGCTGTTCCGGCCATGCCAAGCACGCGATCCGCGACAGCGGGCTTTGGGGCGCGATCCCGGCGATCCGGCAACGGTCCCGAGACTGCCGTTTGGCGTCCGAAACCCTGCGCGCCAATTGTGCCGTTCATGCAGATCGGGCGGACGAGCATGCCCGCCCACCGCGCCGGGGCCGCAAGGGTAAACGCCGCGAAAGCCGTGCAGGGCGCTGGGTCGACAACGCTTGCGACTGCACCGAGGTTGGCTGGTGCTTCTTCGCCCTGCCCGCCTTCTGCGTGGCTGGGTCAGCCGATGCGCAACCGACGCCCGACAAGGTTGGCACCCCTGTTGAAGGAGGCGCCGATGGATGCGGCGGAGTCGATTGCTCACCGCCATCTTGCGATGGTGGATGCGGCGGGTGTGATTGCACCCCCTCTTGCGGCTGA